One Phormidium ambiguum IAM M-71 DNA window includes the following coding sequences:
- a CDS encoding IctB family putative bicarbonate transporter, with protein sequence MNSAWQKITLSNLPLAQWRSTSYLYQLVGSLAAWRRGSWLMQWGEALGALLVSLVFALAPFVSNDLVGVLLLASGGFWLLLTLSDEAGAGVTPIHLLVLLYWGISAVATAMSPVKAAALVGLVKLTLYLLFFALMARVLRSPRLRSAIVTVYLHVALIVSVYGLRQWIFGAAQLATWVDAESTLAKTTRVYSYLGNPNLLAAYLVPAIALSLAAIFTWRGWICKALAVVMFGVNSLCLILTYSRGGWIGFVVMLFTFLLLLFYWFSVYLPSFWRIWSLPILLGGMAGFVVLAVLFVEPLRDRVFSIFEGREDSSNNFRLNVWAAVQEMIADRPILGIGPGNTAFNKVYPLYMRPRYTALSAYSVILEVLVETGFIGLMCFLWLLLVTFNQGWQQLRHLREFASQQAFWLMAAIASLLGMLAHGAFDTVLYRPEVNTLWWFMIALIASYYHDLRQAVRE encoded by the coding sequence GTAGGTTCTTTGGCTGCTTGGCGCAGGGGTAGCTGGCTAATGCAGTGGGGAGAAGCTCTAGGGGCTTTGCTAGTAAGTCTGGTGTTTGCTCTAGCTCCTTTTGTTTCTAACGATCTGGTGGGCGTGCTACTGTTGGCTAGTGGCGGTTTCTGGCTACTGCTGACTTTATCGGATGAGGCAGGGGCTGGTGTTACTCCGATTCATTTATTGGTGCTGCTGTATTGGGGTATTTCGGCGGTAGCAACGGCGATGTCTCCAGTGAAAGCGGCGGCGTTGGTTGGTTTGGTGAAGTTAACGCTGTATTTGCTGTTTTTTGCGCTGATGGCAAGGGTGTTGCGATCGCCTCGTCTCCGTTCTGCGATCGTTACTGTTTATTTGCACGTAGCTTTGATTGTCAGCGTTTATGGGTTACGTCAATGGATTTTTGGTGCTGCACAGTTGGCAACTTGGGTTGATGCAGAATCGACTTTAGCCAAAACTACGCGAGTTTACAGTTATTTGGGAAATCCGAATTTACTAGCTGCTTATTTGGTACCTGCGATCGCTCTTTCTTTGGCAGCTATTTTCACTTGGCGTGGTTGGATTTGCAAAGCTTTGGCTGTGGTAATGTTTGGGGTTAATTCCCTTTGTTTAATTCTCACTTACAGCCGGGGCGGTTGGATTGGTTTTGTGGTGATGTTGTTCACCTTTTTACTATTGTTGTTTTACTGGTTTAGTGTTTATTTACCGAGTTTTTGGCGCATTTGGTCTTTACCTATTTTATTAGGTGGAATGGCAGGTTTTGTGGTTCTAGCTGTACTGTTTGTGGAACCTTTGCGCGATCGCGTTTTCAGTATCTTTGAGGGGCGGGAAGATAGTAGTAATAATTTTCGGTTGAATGTTTGGGCGGCGGTGCAGGAAATGATTGCCGATCGTCCAATTCTAGGTATTGGCCCCGGTAACACCGCTTTTAACAAAGTTTACCCGCTTTATATGCGCCCTCGCTACACTGCTTTGAGTGCTTATTCTGTGATTCTGGAAGTATTAGTAGAAACTGGGTTTATTGGGTTAATGTGTTTCCTGTGGTTGCTGTTAGTTACCTTTAACCAAGGTTGGCAACAATTACGCCATTTAAGAGAGTTTGCTAGTCAACAAGCTTTTTGGTTAATGGCTGCGATCGCAAGTCTTTTAGGTATGCTAGCTCATGGCGCTTTTGATACTGTTTTGTATCGTCCAGAAGTGAATACTCTTTGGTGGTTTATGATTGCTTTGATTGCTAGTTATTACCATGATTTGAGACAGGCAGTTAGGGAGTAG
- a CDS encoding DUF655 domain-containing protein, with product MLHLPTWNLSKILPVIVLAFSFSACQKAVTQTTNPLPLPQDPFVQVYFNHTQLSEYIEPYRKQKRSGDNLEQVLIDTINTAKSTVDIAVQELRLPKVAQAIVDRQKAGVKVRVILENNYSRSWSKFTADEIAKLPPREQDRYKEYRKLIDQNEDEKLDVAEINQRDALIILENAKVPIIDDTADGSAGSGLMHHKFVIVDNQTLVITSANFTTSDVHGDLQNLDSLGNDNSLLKINSPELATIFTEEFNLMWGDGVGGKPDSKFGVKKPHRPVQNVDLGTVNISVQFSPTSQKIPWEESSNGLIGKTLVTATESIDLALFVFSEQQLADILATNHQRKVKIRTVIEPDFAYRYYSEGLDMMGVALVNDCKYEMNNRPWQNPINTVGTPLLRKGDLLHHKFAVIDGKIAIAGSHNWSEAANSNNDETLVIIKSPKVAAHFQREFDRLYADAQLGLPDRIKQKIKTQTQQCPQIQTASKPVRENSNFPRTPETQIVEKVNLNTATQQELEALPGIGPKLAQEIIKARQQKPFTSLEDLDRVPGIGPRLLEKLKDRVTW from the coding sequence ATGTTGCATTTACCTACCTGGAATCTCTCAAAAATACTTCCGGTAATTGTTTTGGCATTTTCTTTCTCTGCTTGCCAGAAAGCAGTTACCCAAACTACAAATCCCCTTCCCTTACCGCAAGATCCTTTTGTACAGGTATATTTTAATCACACACAATTATCGGAATACATTGAACCTTACCGTAAGCAAAAACGCTCTGGCGACAACTTAGAGCAAGTACTAATTGATACTATTAATACTGCTAAATCTACTGTAGATATAGCAGTTCAAGAATTACGTTTACCCAAAGTTGCCCAAGCAATTGTCGATCGACAAAAGGCCGGAGTTAAAGTTAGAGTAATTTTGGAAAATAACTACAGTCGTTCTTGGAGTAAGTTTACCGCAGATGAAATCGCCAAACTGCCTCCCAGAGAACAAGACCGTTATAAAGAATATCGCAAACTTATAGACCAAAACGAAGATGAAAAATTAGATGTTGCCGAAATTAATCAACGCGATGCTTTAATCATTTTGGAAAATGCCAAAGTCCCAATAATTGATGATACTGCTGATGGTTCTGCTGGTAGCGGTTTAATGCACCACAAATTTGTGATTGTGGATAATCAAACATTAGTTATTACTTCAGCTAATTTTACAACTTCCGATGTTCACGGAGATTTACAAAATCTTGATAGTTTAGGAAATGATAACAGTTTACTGAAAATCAATAGTCCTGAATTAGCAACGATTTTCACCGAAGAATTTAATTTAATGTGGGGAGATGGAGTAGGCGGAAAACCAGATAGTAAATTTGGGGTGAAAAAACCACATCGCCCCGTACAAAATGTAGATTTAGGAACGGTGAATATTTCTGTACAATTTTCACCTACTTCTCAAAAAATTCCTTGGGAAGAAAGCAGTAATGGTTTAATTGGTAAAACTTTAGTTACTGCGACTGAATCGATCGATCTCGCCTTATTTGTCTTTTCCGAACAACAACTAGCGGATATTTTAGCAACAAATCACCAACGAAAAGTCAAAATCAGAACCGTAATTGAACCAGATTTTGCCTATCGTTATTATAGTGAAGGTTTAGATATGATGGGAGTAGCTTTGGTCAATGATTGTAAATATGAAATGAACAATCGACCTTGGCAAAATCCGATTAATACTGTGGGAACACCTTTGCTGAGAAAAGGTGATTTATTACACCATAAATTTGCGGTTATCGATGGGAAAATTGCGATCGCAGGTTCTCATAACTGGTCAGAAGCAGCAAATAGCAACAACGACGAAACTTTAGTAATTATTAAAAGTCCCAAAGTTGCCGCTCATTTTCAAAGAGAATTCGATCGCCTTTATGCCGATGCTCAACTTGGTTTGCCAGACAGAATTAAGCAAAAAATCAAAACTCAAACCCAACAATGTCCCCAAATTCAAACAGCTTCTAAACCAGTTAGAGAAAATTCCAATTTTCCCCGAACTCCCGAAACTCAAATTGTCGAAAAAGTTAATCTGAACACCGCAACTCAACAAGAATTGGAAGCATTACCAGGCATCGGGCCAAAATTAGCTCAAGAAATTATTAAAGCCCGACAACAAAAACCTTTTACTTCTTTAGAAGATCTCGATCGCGTCCCCGGCATTGGCCCAAGATTACTAGAAAAATTGAAAGATCGAGTAACTTGGTGA
- a CDS encoding DUF7682 family zinc-binding protein, with protein sequence MPRRKKLFPCSHKGYGQVCHLCTQQQAIWEQKRQQKQDWESTFMEDPINLRDLPDHVVMKARSVIAALQENKDYREFGGKRLRYDRFIISIPITRNYRMLCRDCGTMLIPQEVLSHEDYNVKKPGC encoded by the coding sequence ATGCCAAGACGAAAGAAGCTGTTTCCCTGTAGTCATAAGGGGTATGGGCAAGTTTGCCATCTTTGCACCCAACAACAGGCGATTTGGGAACAGAAACGACAGCAAAAACAAGATTGGGAGTCTACTTTTATGGAAGACCCCATTAATTTACGGGACTTGCCCGATCATGTGGTGATGAAGGCCCGATCGGTAATTGCCGCTTTACAAGAAAATAAGGATTATCGAGAATTTGGGGGAAAGCGTCTGCGCTACGATCGCTTTATCATCAGTATCCCCATTACCCGCAATTATCGAATGCTTTGCCGGGACTGCGGTACGATGTTAATTCCCCAAGAAGTTCTATCCCACGAGGATTATAACGTTAAGAAACCTGGTTGTTAG
- a CDS encoding cysteine desulfurase family protein, with product MQIYLDYSATTPPRPEAIALMQQILTEQWGNPSSLHEWGQRSATILEQARMQVAGLINAPADGIIFTSGGTEADNLAIMGVARCYSQPQHIIISSVEHSAISEPAKLLESWGWEITRLPVDSWGWVNPIDLANALRSNTVLVSIIYGQSEVGTLQSIEKLSEITRSHGALFHTDAVQVAGRLPIDVQKLGVDLLSLSSHKIYGPQGVGALYVRPGVELVPLLGGGGQEMKLRSGTQAVPIIAGFGVAAELAAQEMSQETLRLMGLRDRLFDRLSNLTNLQITGHRWQRLPHHVSFCLLDADGEKLSGKTIVRQLNLAGIGISAGAACNSGKLNPSPILLAMGYSHQMAKAGIRLTLGRYTTEEDIDWTAMVLQQVLQRLTPEPALSKV from the coding sequence ATGCAAATTTACTTAGATTACAGCGCCACAACTCCGCCACGTCCAGAGGCGATCGCACTGATGCAACAAATCCTCACCGAACAATGGGGAAATCCTTCGAGTTTGCATGAGTGGGGGCAAAGGTCAGCAACAATATTAGAACAAGCGAGAATGCAGGTAGCAGGGTTAATAAATGCGCCTGCGGATGGGATTATTTTTACTTCAGGGGGTACGGAAGCTGATAATTTGGCGATTATGGGTGTGGCGCGATGTTATTCGCAACCGCAACATATAATTATTTCTAGTGTGGAACATTCGGCGATTTCGGAACCTGCAAAGTTGCTGGAAAGTTGGGGTTGGGAAATTACTCGTTTACCTGTGGATAGTTGGGGGTGGGTGAATCCGATTGATTTGGCAAATGCGTTGCGATCGAATACGGTTTTAGTTTCAATTATTTATGGTCAAAGCGAAGTCGGAACTTTGCAATCAATTGAAAAATTGAGCGAAATTACTCGTTCTCATGGGGCATTATTTCATACTGATGCGGTGCAAGTGGCGGGAAGATTGCCGATCGATGTGCAAAAATTAGGGGTGGATTTACTTTCCCTTTCCAGTCACAAAATTTATGGCCCGCAAGGTGTGGGCGCGTTGTATGTCCGTCCGGGTGTGGAGTTAGTGCCTTTGTTGGGTGGCGGGGGACAGGAAATGAAATTGCGATCGGGAACTCAAGCTGTACCAATAATCGCAGGTTTTGGGGTTGCGGCGGAATTGGCAGCACAGGAAATGAGTCAAGAAACGCTGAGATTAATGGGATTGCGCGATCGCCTTTTTGACCGTTTATCTAATCTGACAAATCTTCAAATTACTGGTCATCGTTGGCAGCGTTTACCTCATCATGTTAGTTTTTGTTTGCTAGATGCTGATGGGGAAAAATTAAGCGGAAAAACGATCGTCCGGCAATTGAATTTGGCCGGAATTGGTATTAGTGCTGGTGCTGCTTGTAACAGTGGTAAACTTAATCCTAGTCCAATATTATTGGCAATGGGTTACAGCCATCAAATGGCCAAAGCTGGAATTCGTCTGACATTAGGGCGTTATACTACGGAAGAAGATATTGATTGGACGGCAATGGTTTTACAACAAGTTTTACAAAGGTTGACTCCAGAACCCGCTTTATCTAAAGTCTAG
- a CDS encoding tetratricopeptide repeat protein has translation MLPICLAYFASNCLLENAIVPNKLANSSSKISVEQYFCQGKRDYFNYKLDTALTNFYQALRRNPNYADIYFYRGNSYTLLGNLPTALNNFNFLLRLKPDFPNAHLVYANRGTAYARSKNYRAAIADYTQSIRLNSSTPLVRENRGFAYYFSGSPQAAIADFQAEGRLFRFKFTQMMELIEAIRHKDESKLKTNWPIIAPNKSQEMKDCKN, from the coding sequence ATGTTGCCAATTTGTTTAGCTTATTTTGCTTCAAATTGTTTATTAGAAAATGCGATCGTCCCCAACAAGTTAGCTAATTCATCTTCTAAGATTTCCGTAGAACAGTATTTTTGTCAAGGTAAGCGAGATTATTTCAATTATAAATTAGATACTGCTTTGACAAATTTCTATCAAGCTTTGCGGCGTAATCCTAACTATGCTGATATTTATTTTTATCGAGGTAACAGTTATACATTATTAGGAAATTTACCAACTGCACTGAATAATTTTAATTTTTTGTTGCGCCTCAAACCTGATTTTCCCAATGCTCATTTAGTATATGCTAATCGGGGAACTGCTTATGCGCGATCGAAAAATTATCGGGCAGCTATAGCTGATTATACCCAATCGATCAGATTGAATAGTTCTACACCTTTAGTGCGGGAAAATAGAGGATTTGCTTATTATTTTTCCGGTTCTCCCCAAGCAGCGATCGCTGATTTTCAAGCCGAAGGGAGATTATTTAGATTCAAATTTACGCAAATGATGGAGTTAATTGAAGCAATCCGGCATAAAGACGAAAGTAAATTAAAAACTAATTGGCCGATTATTGCTCCAAATAAATCACAAGAAATGAAAGACTGTAAAAATTAA
- a CDS encoding TAXI family TRAP transporter solute-binding subunit: MSRKLIASVSIAVLCIAITGGAIWKLIKEKNSTIELKLATGSQGGDYYNFGTAIQRVIFKNEPRIQVQVIPTNGADENMQLLHDGKVQFALVQNDTPAKPSARAVALLYPEVFHLVAAQKSQIQTIFDLKGKRIALMPKGSGSYNAFWILAQHYDLKPTDFKWFQMTPEQATIAFRSGQVDAVFRTLAIGNSWTKELLRTTQARMIPIDQAAAMRISYPYLIDSTIPKGTYKAIPAVPNENLPTVGVQAALITNENISPQLVKEITSILYEYRHDLVKVEPKAATISQPDIGQNLGVALHQGARDYYDREKPAFLTENAEVIALLMSVVTLLVSSVWSLRSNVLAKQKNRADKYNLQILALIETARKTDDKEELDNLRQELFQIFRKVVQDWDNDRISPESFQSFAFSWQVAINTIHHKEIVALNKSNHSQNFGTQFSELKATNNQ; the protein is encoded by the coding sequence ATGAGCCGTAAATTAATTGCTTCTGTTTCGATCGCTGTTTTATGTATAGCAATCACTGGTGGGGCTATTTGGAAGTTAATTAAAGAGAAAAATAGTACGATCGAACTTAAACTTGCTACGGGTAGTCAAGGTGGAGATTACTATAATTTTGGAACGGCAATTCAGCGCGTAATTTTTAAAAATGAACCTCGTATTCAAGTACAAGTAATACCTACCAATGGAGCCGATGAAAATATGCAACTTTTGCATGATGGCAAAGTACAATTTGCTTTAGTGCAGAACGACACCCCTGCTAAACCTTCCGCTCGTGCTGTGGCTCTACTTTACCCAGAAGTTTTTCATTTAGTTGCTGCACAAAAATCTCAAATTCAAACTATTTTCGATCTGAAGGGTAAACGCATTGCTTTAATGCCTAAAGGTAGTGGTTCTTATAATGCTTTTTGGATTTTGGCTCAACATTATGATTTAAAACCTACGGATTTTAAGTGGTTTCAAATGACTCCTGAACAAGCAACAATAGCTTTTCGGAGCGGACAAGTAGACGCTGTTTTTCGCACCTTAGCTATTGGTAATAGTTGGACAAAGGAATTACTCAGAACAACTCAAGCAAGAATGATTCCTATTGACCAAGCAGCAGCAATGCGAATTTCTTATCCTTATTTGATTGATAGCACAATTCCTAAAGGAACTTATAAGGCTATTCCAGCTGTTCCTAATGAAAATTTACCTACTGTCGGCGTACAAGCAGCGTTAATCACTAATGAAAATATTTCCCCACAATTAGTTAAGGAAATTACTAGTATTTTATATGAATATCGTCATGATTTGGTGAAAGTTGAACCGAAGGCTGCTACTATTTCTCAACCAGATATAGGGCAAAATTTGGGTGTGGCTTTACATCAAGGTGCTAGGGATTATTACGATCGGGAAAAACCTGCTTTTTTGACTGAAAATGCTGAAGTAATTGCTTTATTAATGTCTGTTGTTACTTTATTGGTTTCTAGTGTATGGTCTTTACGTTCTAATGTTTTAGCTAAACAAAAGAACCGTGCTGATAAGTACAATTTACAAATTTTAGCTTTAATTGAAACAGCACGAAAAACCGATGATAAAGAGGAATTAGACAACTTACGCCAAGAATTATTTCAAATTTTTCGCAAAGTGGTGCAAGATTGGGATAACGATCGCATTTCCCCCGAATCTTTTCAATCATTCGCTTTTTCTTGGCAAGTAGCAATTAATACGATCCATCATAAAGAAATTGTCGCCCTTAACAAATCAAATCATTCTCAAAACTTTGGCACGCAATTTTCGGAATTAAAGGCAACTAATAATCAATAA
- a CDS encoding DUF1995 family protein produces the protein MVELPKTLEEAIAQAKQATLTAIADGQNRIQVEMVFPEIALQAQSIALEFLPVFDNLATFKKSEDSEEKTRPQVKVFFPDAGAAALARRDWGKDTPYKLEDIGLGRLPIQDKIAPEDDVFLLVDPSSVEVGEVEKICNAVGDRPVVLLNPHLEDAGTVGIGYTARQLRQRLFSTLFSCYYVRPLEGAAIFRCYPGLWQVWLETNGEYQLLVELPNKPVGEEIDRILMSATQPTDDNSSDAPKPKKPGIFASMQRFLRALNN, from the coding sequence ATGGTGGAACTTCCCAAAACCTTAGAAGAAGCGATCGCCCAAGCTAAACAAGCTACCCTAACTGCGATCGCAGACGGACAAAATAGAATCCAAGTGGAAATGGTATTTCCCGAAATCGCCTTGCAAGCGCAGTCTATAGCATTAGAATTTCTCCCTGTGTTTGACAATCTAGCAACTTTCAAGAAAAGCGAAGACTCCGAGGAAAAAACTCGTCCCCAAGTGAAAGTGTTTTTCCCCGATGCAGGTGCGGCAGCGTTAGCGCGACGCGACTGGGGAAAAGATACTCCCTACAAATTAGAAGATATTGGTTTAGGTAGATTGCCAATTCAAGATAAAATTGCTCCTGAAGATGATGTTTTTCTATTAGTCGATCCCAGTTCTGTGGAAGTGGGAGAAGTAGAAAAAATTTGTAATGCAGTTGGCGATCGACCTGTAGTTTTACTCAATCCCCACTTAGAAGATGCGGGTACCGTAGGAATTGGTTACACCGCCCGTCAATTACGTCAACGTTTATTTAGTACACTTTTTTCCTGTTACTATGTTCGTCCATTAGAAGGCGCAGCAATTTTCCGTTGCTATCCAGGTTTATGGCAAGTTTGGTTAGAAACAAACGGCGAATATCAATTGTTAGTCGAATTACCCAACAAACCTGTTGGCGAAGAGATCGATCGAATTTTAATGTCCGCCACTCAACCCACAGATGATAACTCTAGTGATGCACCAAAACCGAAAAAACCCGGAATTTTTGCTAGTATGCAACGCTTTTTACGTGCTTTAAATAACTAG
- a CDS encoding Crp/Fnr family transcriptional regulator, protein MTDLETRLRFLQEVAIFQEIEQNDFLPELAKTLEEVVFPANQTIFTKGDEGQLLYILVSGKVKVHLDDFTLAFLEPGAYFGEMALFESRPRSASATAVEESKCLVLTGEQVYQAIKESPNIALNLIRVLAQRVRKFNRLFGASEELFYLKLKKQT, encoded by the coding sequence ATGACTGATTTAGAAACTCGTCTGCGCTTCCTTCAGGAAGTCGCAATTTTTCAAGAAATTGAACAAAATGATTTTTTACCCGAACTCGCCAAGACTTTAGAAGAAGTTGTATTTCCTGCTAATCAGACAATTTTTACTAAAGGTGATGAGGGACAATTACTGTATATTTTGGTGTCTGGTAAAGTAAAAGTACATTTAGATGATTTCACTCTCGCTTTTTTAGAACCTGGTGCATATTTTGGCGAAATGGCTTTATTTGAATCGCGTCCTCGTTCTGCTTCCGCTACTGCTGTGGAAGAATCCAAATGTTTAGTTTTAACTGGGGAACAAGTCTATCAAGCAATTAAGGAAAGTCCTAATATTGCCTTGAATTTGATTCGCGTACTTGCTCAAAGAGTTCGTAAATTTAATCGCTTGTTTGGTGCTTCAGAAGAACTGTTTTACTTAAAATTGAAAAAACAAACCTGA